A stretch of the Oligoflexus sp. genome encodes the following:
- the pdeM gene encoding ligase-associated DNA damage response endonuclease PdeM, with the protein MDTVEREIQGEIFAFLSEKAVHWPKRRTLMVADLHWGKAEIFQKAGIPVSSAILHEDLQKLKGVVDRLDIKRLILLGDLMHGKEGLTAEVQETVTRWRQSIACDILFIKGNHDRHLILPEAWGMQMVTEPYEDGLFLFSHHPETRPKSFTFCGHLHPVVHVGSRKDRLRLPCFWIQADSCVLPSFGTFTGGAPIRPGCRDSVLAIAEKAVFSLQ; encoded by the coding sequence ATGGACACAGTCGAGCGGGAAATCCAGGGCGAAATCTTCGCGTTCCTCTCCGAAAAAGCCGTCCACTGGCCAAAACGCCGAACTCTGATGGTGGCTGATCTGCACTGGGGCAAGGCCGAGATTTTTCAGAAGGCCGGCATTCCTGTCAGCAGCGCGATTTTGCATGAGGATCTGCAAAAGCTCAAAGGCGTCGTGGATCGTCTTGATATCAAGCGTCTCATTTTACTTGGGGACCTCATGCATGGAAAGGAAGGCCTGACGGCCGAGGTCCAGGAAACGGTCACACGCTGGCGGCAGTCGATCGCCTGCGACATCCTATTTATCAAGGGCAATCACGATCGGCATCTGATCCTTCCCGAGGCCTGGGGCATGCAGATGGTCACCGAACCCTATGAAGATGGACTCTTTCTTTTCAGTCATCATCCGGAAACAAGGCCGAAGTCCTTCACCTTCTGCGGACATCTGCATCCTGTCGTCCACGTGGGTTCCCGCAAAGATCGCCTGCGCCTTCCCTGTTTTTGGATACAAGCGGACAGCTGCGTCCTGCCTTCCTTCGGTACTTTCACCGGGGGCGCTCCCATTCGTCCGGGGTGTCGCGATAGTGTCCTGGCCATAGCGGAGAAAGCGGTATTTTCCCTCCAGTGA
- a CDS encoding ligase-associated DNA damage response exonuclease has product MSVSVLVKLTPRGLQCPPGDFYIDPWEPVDCAVLTHAHSDHARTGSRVYHAVRDSQPILEHRLGDEAHFIWHEYGERFALGPVTVSLHPAGHILGSAQVRIEYEGTVWVVTGDYKTQPDPTCRPFEVVPCDGLVTEATFGLPIYDWPDTDEVAAEVYAWWQKNRALGRNSLLGCYALGKAQRLLAALGKISDEPIYTHTATENIVQMYRDLGVTLPPTLRVQEAPKKLSGALILAPPSSLGSPWARRFGDAATGFASGWMQIRGNRRRRGYDKGFVLSDHADWKGLLSTIENTRARKVLVTHGYSEELARYLAGQGLDAEPLATHFQGEGDA; this is encoded by the coding sequence GTGTCGGTATCAGTGTTAGTGAAGCTTACCCCGAGAGGACTTCAGTGTCCTCCCGGGGATTTTTATATAGACCCTTGGGAACCCGTCGACTGTGCCGTACTCACGCATGCGCACAGCGATCATGCCCGCACCGGCAGCCGTGTCTATCATGCGGTCCGGGATTCTCAACCCATCCTGGAACATCGCCTGGGCGATGAGGCCCATTTCATCTGGCATGAATATGGCGAGCGTTTTGCACTGGGTCCTGTGACGGTTTCCCTGCATCCCGCAGGGCATATTTTGGGGTCAGCTCAGGTGCGCATCGAATATGAAGGTACGGTCTGGGTTGTTACCGGCGACTATAAAACGCAGCCGGATCCGACCTGTCGTCCCTTTGAAGTGGTGCCCTGCGATGGACTGGTGACCGAAGCGACCTTTGGTCTCCCTATTTATGATTGGCCGGATACGGATGAGGTCGCGGCTGAAGTTTATGCCTGGTGGCAAAAAAATCGCGCCCTCGGTCGTAACAGTCTTCTGGGCTGCTATGCTCTTGGCAAGGCGCAAAGACTGCTCGCCGCCTTGGGCAAAATCAGTGATGAACCCATTTACACGCACACCGCGACCGAGAACATCGTGCAGATGTACCGCGACTTGGGAGTGACCCTGCCGCCGACGCTGCGGGTGCAGGAGGCGCCTAAAAAATTATCCGGGGCTCTGATCCTCGCTCCGCCTTCGTCCCTGGGCAGCCCCTGGGCACGACGCTTTGGAGATGCCGCTACCGGCTTCGCCTCGGGCTGGATGCAGATCCGCGGCAACCGACGTCGCCGTGGCTATGACAAGGGCTTTGTACTTTCGGATCATGCCGACTGGAAAGGCCTTCTGAGCACGATCGAAAATACCCGCGCACGCAAAGTTTTGGTGACCCACGGATATAGCGAGGAACTCGCGCGTTATCTTGCAGGGCAGGGCCTTGATGCGGAGCCTTTGGCCACTCACTTTCAGGGTGAGGGAGACGCCTGA
- a CDS encoding endonuclease III encodes MHEQTLSPSEKAARFSLKNALQLVETAIRSFPKAALFELAERGWTTSFQQVLACMISVRTLDEVTIPVAERLLAEAPTPDRLLKLSVDEVTRLIQESTFAGTKARNMLEIAKIAWTEYGGVLPCEEKVLLALPGIGPKCANLVLGIVGGQPKIGVDIHVHRVMNRWGYVATSTPEKTLKILEQKIPKDTWIEVNRLLMPFGKHICTGSRPKCGTCPVLPICPQIGVVDPKRAGPRQEVQKFGPIES; translated from the coding sequence ATGCACGAACAAACCCTTAGCCCGTCTGAAAAAGCGGCCCGTTTTTCCCTGAAGAATGCGCTGCAGCTGGTCGAGACAGCCATAAGATCCTTCCCGAAGGCTGCCCTCTTCGAGTTGGCCGAACGCGGATGGACGACAAGCTTTCAACAGGTCCTGGCCTGCATGATCTCGGTAAGGACTTTGGATGAAGTCACCATACCCGTGGCTGAACGCCTTCTTGCTGAAGCGCCCACTCCGGATCGGCTCCTGAAACTTAGTGTGGATGAGGTCACGAGGTTGATTCAGGAGTCCACCTTCGCAGGAACGAAGGCCCGCAATATGCTGGAGATCGCAAAGATTGCCTGGACTGAATATGGGGGCGTTCTTCCCTGCGAAGAGAAGGTGCTGCTCGCGCTTCCGGGGATCGGTCCCAAATGTGCCAACCTCGTGCTCGGCATCGTGGGAGGACAACCCAAAATTGGTGTCGACATTCATGTGCATCGGGTGATGAATCGCTGGGGTTATGTCGCGACGTCGACACCGGAAAAGACACTGAAGATTCTGGAACAGAAAATTCCCAAGGACACATGGATTGAAGTGAATCGCCTTCTCATGCCGTTTGGCAAACATATCTGCACGGGATCTCGACCGAAGTGCGGGACCTGTCCTGTGCTGCCGATCTGTCCGCAGATAGGAGTCGTGGATCCGAAACGGGCAGGGCCGCGACAGGAGGTCCAAAAATTCGGCCCCATCGAGAGTTGA
- a CDS encoding ATP-dependent DNA ligase — MRRFLALFQDIDATTSTLDKRETLAAYFREIPASDAIWALYLLMGRKQKRLVNRRMMQDALMEMTGHAPWIFEECYAVVGDLAETIALLLPQKAPAHDDQSLQVWMEQRIPELSGQRPPEQIEILKRWWRLHDRDEIFMINKLITGGFRAGVARQLMIKALADAFGQEETYITEQLTGDWPVTADFIDSLREPVTGSGPILSTRPYPFYLATSVQEASRDDIDLSRYAVEWKWDGIRAQLVRRGPHVALWSRGEELISESFPEIIRAAADLPEDCVLDGELLLQKDGKILPFAELQKRISRKKLSEKILASHPAIFLAFDCLERSGVDLRAEAQSVRREHMETILKGQHETLPVSPLLKADTWEEAAALRREAEDRGGEGLMLKSWDGPYKQGRKRGDWWKWKVDPMTLDSVLVYAQAGHGRRATLFTDYTFALWKDGALVPFAKAYSGLTDAEIQELDAWIRRHTLERFGPVRSVSPERVFEIAFEGIGVSSRHKSGLAVRFPRILRERPDKKPEEADTVERARELIDGRTQDLSLS, encoded by the coding sequence ATGCGCCGATTTCTAGCTCTTTTTCAGGATATTGACGCGACAACCAGCACTCTCGACAAGCGCGAGACGTTGGCTGCTTATTTTCGGGAAATTCCCGCATCCGATGCCATCTGGGCTCTTTATCTTCTGATGGGCCGCAAGCAAAAGCGTCTTGTGAATCGACGGATGATGCAGGATGCGCTCATGGAGATGACCGGCCATGCGCCCTGGATCTTTGAAGAATGCTATGCCGTCGTCGGAGACCTCGCGGAAACCATCGCGCTTCTTTTACCCCAGAAAGCCCCTGCCCATGATGATCAGTCGCTACAGGTCTGGATGGAGCAGCGCATTCCTGAATTGAGCGGCCAACGCCCACCCGAGCAGATCGAGATACTGAAACGCTGGTGGCGTCTGCATGATCGCGATGAAATCTTCATGATCAATAAGCTCATCACCGGCGGTTTTCGCGCGGGTGTCGCACGTCAGCTCATGATCAAAGCCCTGGCCGATGCCTTCGGTCAGGAGGAAACATACATAACCGAGCAGCTCACCGGGGACTGGCCGGTCACGGCGGACTTCATTGATTCTTTGCGTGAGCCTGTCACAGGTTCAGGACCGATTTTGAGTACGCGGCCCTATCCCTTTTATCTCGCGACCTCCGTGCAGGAAGCATCACGCGATGATATCGACCTTTCCCGTTATGCCGTGGAATGGAAGTGGGATGGCATACGCGCTCAGCTTGTGCGGCGTGGACCTCATGTGGCGCTTTGGTCACGGGGCGAGGAACTGATCAGTGAAAGTTTTCCGGAGATCATTCGTGCCGCTGCTGATCTTCCGGAAGACTGTGTGCTTGATGGTGAACTCCTTCTGCAAAAGGACGGAAAAATCCTGCCCTTTGCTGAACTGCAAAAACGCATCAGCCGCAAAAAATTAAGTGAAAAGATTCTGGCGTCGCATCCGGCCATCTTTCTGGCCTTTGACTGTCTCGAACGATCAGGAGTTGATCTCAGAGCTGAAGCGCAGAGCGTGCGTCGTGAGCATATGGAAACCATCTTAAAGGGACAGCATGAAACCTTGCCCGTCTCGCCCCTTTTAAAGGCCGACACCTGGGAAGAAGCCGCTGCACTGCGGCGCGAAGCCGAGGATCGCGGTGGGGAAGGGCTCATGCTGAAAAGCTGGGACGGCCCTTATAAACAGGGCCGCAAGCGCGGCGACTGGTGGAAGTGGAAGGTCGATCCCATGACCCTCGATAGCGTCCTCGTTTACGCGCAGGCCGGTCATGGGCGGCGGGCCACGCTGTTCACCGATTATACTTTCGCACTGTGGAAGGACGGAGCCTTGGTGCCTTTCGCCAAGGCCTATTCAGGATTAACCGATGCGGAGATTCAGGAACTGGATGCCTGGATTCGGCGTCATACTTTGGAACGTTTTGGACCGGTACGATCCGTGAGTCCGGAACGGGTTTTCGAGATCGCATTTGAAGGCATTGGAGTTTCCAGTCGCCATAAATCCGGTCTCGCCGTGCGTTTTCCCCGAATTCTGCGGGAAAGGCCTGATAAAAAGCCCGAGGAAGCGGATACGGTCGAACGAGCCCGGGAGTTGATTGATGGCCGGACGCAAGACCTCTCCCTCTCCTGA
- a CDS encoding ligase-associated DNA damage response DEXH box helicase gives MAGRKTSPSPEPRLWTESEGEQWREQWFQAQGWKPLPHQEQCWDAISKGEHGLLELPTGSGKTYAVLFGFLPKLGDGRRGLRLLYISPLKALARDVEQALHKPCVDLGLHLRVETRTGDTTAKQRRQQKSMLPEILITTPESLALLLTQDNAASLFGELQGIIIDEWHELLTSKRGSLLELSLSRVRSLCPQAQTWALSATLPNHEEAALAACGMGSQPLILAGLPPRTIQIHTLLPRTEDRLPGTGHLGLRMLPEVADYLDPAFSTLIFTNTRSQAERWHEGLLMIRPEWEPRIALHHGSLDSKTREQVEHGVKEGSIRFVVCTSSLDLGVDFPEVDRVVQIGSPKSISRLIQRAGRSAHAPGKDSELLLVPTHNLELMEFAACRRALNAGFIEPRKPREQPLDVLVQHLVSCAMGGGFQADGLYEEVKMAYAFRALSREDFDWVLRFVVEGGDVLKAYPQYCRVVLEDGTFVVKDRRIMQRHRQNIGTILSDSSMTVKMGRRPLGSIEEGFAARLRKGDRFLYAGRWMEVVSIADSTVYTRLSKKAGEGLIPSWFGQRLPWSPLLSGFMREVVDDLASPEDISHDPELKALSAVRDVQKRISIWPYTREILAEVTTSREGQHLFLFPFEGQAVHESLGMLIVYRMSRLVSATFSLASNDYGLEIVSSLPISWERDLGQGLLSPEGMYQDLEAALNHTELARRKFRGIARIAGLVHQNLPGRKHSQRQLQSSSGLLFDVLRRFDPGNLLVQEAEQEVMEEQFNCLGLYDFLQKMTSTPLHFQDTRTFSPLALPLYRERVSAQISSEHLAERIERIKNSWTQSSGKSRAKSSRSSPKKPSTGQNAEL, from the coding sequence ATGGCCGGACGCAAGACCTCTCCCTCTCCTGAGCCGCGGCTTTGGACCGAGAGCGAAGGGGAACAATGGCGGGAACAGTGGTTTCAGGCGCAGGGCTGGAAACCCTTGCCGCATCAGGAGCAGTGCTGGGATGCGATCAGCAAGGGCGAGCATGGGCTTTTGGAACTGCCGACCGGCAGTGGGAAAACCTATGCGGTGCTCTTCGGTTTTTTGCCGAAGCTCGGCGATGGTCGACGGGGTTTGCGGCTCCTTTATATTTCCCCGCTTAAAGCTCTCGCTCGTGATGTTGAGCAGGCTCTGCATAAACCCTGCGTGGACCTTGGTCTTCATTTAAGGGTCGAAACGCGAACCGGCGACACGACGGCGAAGCAAAGACGCCAGCAAAAATCCATGCTGCCGGAAATTCTTATTACCACGCCCGAATCTCTCGCTCTTCTTCTGACCCAGGATAATGCGGCTTCACTCTTTGGAGAACTGCAGGGCATCATCATTGATGAATGGCATGAGCTTTTGACGAGCAAACGCGGATCACTGCTCGAACTCTCACTCAGCCGCGTTCGCAGTCTTTGTCCCCAAGCGCAAACCTGGGCCCTGAGCGCGACTCTTCCCAATCACGAAGAGGCGGCACTGGCCGCCTGTGGCATGGGATCGCAGCCTTTGATTCTGGCCGGCCTGCCGCCGCGCACGATTCAGATTCACACTCTTCTGCCGCGCACGGAGGATCGTCTGCCGGGGACGGGACACCTGGGTCTGCGCATGCTGCCCGAGGTCGCTGACTATCTTGATCCCGCTTTTTCCACGCTTATCTTCACCAACACCCGTTCGCAGGCCGAGCGCTGGCATGAAGGCCTTCTGATGATAAGGCCGGAATGGGAACCGCGCATCGCCTTGCATCATGGGTCTCTCGATTCGAAAACGCGGGAGCAGGTCGAGCATGGAGTCAAGGAAGGCTCGATCCGCTTTGTGGTGTGCACCTCCTCGCTGGATCTGGGCGTGGATTTTCCGGAAGTCGATCGCGTCGTGCAGATCGGTTCGCCGAAATCCATCAGCCGGCTCATTCAAAGAGCGGGCCGATCGGCTCATGCCCCGGGCAAGGATTCGGAACTTCTTTTGGTGCCCACGCATAATCTTGAACTTATGGAGTTCGCCGCCTGTCGCCGGGCTTTGAATGCCGGATTCATCGAGCCGCGCAAACCCCGCGAGCAGCCGCTCGATGTGCTTGTGCAGCACCTCGTGAGCTGCGCCATGGGTGGGGGATTTCAGGCCGATGGGCTTTATGAAGAAGTGAAGATGGCCTATGCTTTCCGTGCTCTGAGCCGCGAGGATTTTGATTGGGTCCTGCGCTTTGTGGTGGAAGGCGGCGATGTTCTGAAAGCCTATCCTCAGTATTGCCGCGTTGTGCTGGAAGATGGGACATTCGTGGTCAAGGATCGCCGCATCATGCAGCGGCATCGACAGAATATAGGCACCATACTCTCCGATTCCAGCATGACGGTTAAAATGGGTCGGCGTCCTTTGGGCTCCATCGAGGAAGGCTTTGCCGCGCGCCTGCGGAAGGGCGATCGCTTTCTTTATGCCGGCCGCTGGATGGAGGTCGTCAGCATCGCGGATTCCACTGTCTATACGCGCCTCAGCAAAAAAGCCGGCGAAGGGCTTATTCCCAGCTGGTTTGGGCAGCGTCTCCCCTGGTCGCCTTTACTAAGCGGCTTCATGCGCGAGGTCGTGGATGATCTGGCCTCGCCCGAGGATATCAGTCATGACCCTGAACTCAAGGCTTTGAGTGCCGTGCGCGACGTGCAAAAAAGAATTTCCATCTGGCCCTATACGCGGGAAATCCTCGCCGAAGTCACGACCAGCCGGGAAGGTCAGCATCTTTTTCTTTTTCCGTTTGAAGGCCAGGCGGTGCATGAAAGCCTCGGCATGTTGATTGTCTATCGCATGAGCCGCCTTGTTTCGGCGACTTTTTCTTTGGCCAGCAATGATTATGGTCTGGAAATCGTCAGCTCGCTGCCGATCTCCTGGGAGCGGGATCTGGGTCAGGGACTTTTGAGTCCCGAGGGCATGTATCAGGATCTGGAAGCCGCCCTGAATCATACAGAACTTGCGCGACGCAAATTCCGCGGCATCGCCCGAATCGCGGGACTCGTTCATCAGAACCTTCCAGGACGGAAGCACAGCCAAAGGCAGCTGCAGAGCAGCAGCGGTTTGCTTTTTGATGTCCTCAGGCGCTTTGATCCCGGAAACCTTCTGGTGCAAGAGGCCGAACAGGAGGTGATGGAGGAACAGTTCAATTGTCTGGGACTTTATGATTTCCTGCAGAAGATGACGAGTACACCGCTGCATTTTCAAGACACACGCACCTTCTCACCGCTGGCCTTGCCTCTCTATAGGGAGCGGGTCAGCGCGCAGATTTCCTCGGAGCACCTGGCCGAACGGATCGAAAGGATCAAGAATTCATGGACACAGTCGAGCGGGAAATCCAGGGCGAAATCTTCGCGTTCCTCTCCGAAAAAGCCGTCCACTGGCCAAAACGCCGAACTCTGA